The Leptospira bouyouniensis genome has a segment encoding these proteins:
- a CDS encoding dual specificity protein phosphatase family protein has protein sequence MNSESAILFTQCLQNDFTSLLDKYDPLPNSLHIGYAEANRLLGEMVEDGPVFSLMDWAYETEPNRLKLIHIRDWHDPNSKSQEDHLIQFGYHCIKDTKGAEFVFENWIQKDPKRAEIINASGLNDFVDTNLESVLKPYKGKPIKVGITGVWTEAKITFLCYDLKTRYPEFELAVCSALTASSSLSMHFIALDQLKQILGVQVFSSIGAFTEFLTGEQPNVVKRISTNARISSEKLKLDPKYPISDLDKQILLYLFRDCKEVEFKTLDGGFSGNVVLKSKSTDHLGHAQVPCVVKIGSRDLIAKERTSFERIQEVLGNNAPSIVDFCELNDRGAIKYRYAAMLDGNVKTFQKVYGSMADGSGLDRVIDIVFGEQLGRLFEAASTEKLNLLEYYDFQAKYAKSVRSRVESILGGPQTNDTIRILPGYEVGNPCIFYEKDLRALKEYNAISHNTSYVHGDLNGANIIIDAQENVWMIDFFHTHRGHIIRDLLKLENDVLYIFCKIETEAEWKEALILTEILHRQEDLGIPLPFEAPKELSNDKFRKAYRVVAKLRSYYPRLVKLDRDPYQMHVGALRYAMHTISFDECNEWQKKWALYVGAKLIDKIKSYIQKSKVLRIDYLNSIQNETMGSISNIGLTILPGRKDRGRVLQDDLQTIKNEGITHILSLITEQEYIQYGVTDLKSEIPKLGLEQKQLSILDQKVPNLSQMKEIVEWMDSVFSKKQKILIHCVGGLGRSGTVACAYLIWKYKMDAESAIQKVRESRSERAVESHEQIRFLELWEKTIRN, from the coding sequence ATGAATTCTGAATCTGCCATTTTATTCACTCAATGTTTGCAAAATGATTTCACATCGCTTTTGGATAAATATGATCCACTTCCCAATTCATTACACATCGGCTATGCAGAAGCCAATCGATTACTCGGAGAAATGGTCGAAGATGGACCTGTATTTTCCCTTATGGATTGGGCATACGAAACAGAGCCAAACCGTTTAAAATTAATTCACATTCGTGATTGGCACGATCCCAATTCAAAATCACAGGAAGACCATCTTATACAATTTGGATACCATTGTATTAAAGATACAAAAGGAGCTGAGTTTGTGTTTGAAAATTGGATTCAAAAAGATCCAAAACGAGCAGAGATAATTAATGCCTCAGGATTAAATGACTTTGTAGATACAAATTTAGAATCCGTTTTAAAACCTTACAAAGGTAAACCGATAAAAGTTGGAATTACAGGTGTTTGGACCGAAGCAAAAATAACCTTCCTTTGTTATGATCTTAAAACAAGATACCCAGAGTTTGAATTAGCAGTTTGTTCTGCCCTAACCGCAAGTTCCTCTTTATCTATGCATTTTATTGCATTGGATCAGTTGAAACAAATTTTAGGCGTACAAGTGTTTTCTTCAATCGGTGCATTTACAGAATTTTTAACTGGTGAACAACCAAATGTAGTGAAACGAATTTCCACTAATGCAAGGATCTCAAGTGAAAAACTAAAATTAGATCCAAAGTATCCTATCTCTGATCTTGATAAACAAATCTTGCTCTATTTATTTCGTGATTGTAAGGAAGTTGAGTTCAAAACGTTGGATGGAGGATTTTCAGGTAACGTCGTTTTAAAATCAAAATCCACCGACCATTTAGGACATGCACAAGTTCCATGTGTTGTCAAAATTGGAAGTCGCGACTTGATTGCAAAAGAAAGAACCTCCTTTGAAAGAATCCAAGAAGTATTAGGAAATAATGCACCTTCAATTGTCGACTTTTGTGAATTAAATGATCGTGGGGCAATCAAATACCGTTATGCAGCAATGTTAGACGGAAATGTAAAAACATTCCAAAAAGTTTACGGATCGATGGCTGATGGATCTGGACTTGATCGTGTCATTGACATCGTATTTGGTGAACAACTAGGACGTTTGTTTGAAGCTGCCTCTACCGAAAAACTTAATTTGTTGGAATATTATGATTTCCAAGCAAAATATGCAAAATCGGTGAGATCGAGAGTAGAATCAATATTAGGTGGACCACAGACGAATGATACAATTCGTATATTGCCTGGATATGAAGTGGGTAATCCATGCATATTTTATGAAAAAGATTTACGAGCACTCAAAGAGTACAATGCAATTTCACATAACACTTCTTATGTACATGGAGACTTGAACGGAGCCAATATCATAATCGATGCACAAGAGAATGTATGGATGATCGATTTTTTTCATACACATCGAGGCCATATCATACGTGATCTTTTAAAACTTGAAAACGACGTATTATATATTTTTTGTAAAATTGAAACAGAAGCAGAATGGAAAGAAGCGTTGATTCTCACTGAAATTTTACATCGCCAAGAAGATTTAGGAATTCCACTTCCATTCGAGGCACCAAAAGAATTATCCAATGATAAATTTAGAAAGGCTTATCGCGTTGTCGCAAAACTCAGGTCCTATTACCCCCGTTTAGTGAAACTTGACCGAGATCCATACCAAATGCATGTAGGTGCCTTACGATATGCAATGCATACAATTTCCTTTGATGAATGTAATGAATGGCAAAAGAAATGGGCTTTGTATGTTGGTGCTAAACTTATTGATAAAATCAAATCCTATATACAAAAATCAAAAGTTTTACGCATTGATTATTTAAATTCGATTCAAAACGAAACAATGGGATCTATCTCAAACATTGGACTTACGATTTTACCTGGAAGAAAAGACCGTGGAAGGGTGCTCCAAGATGATTTACAAACCATCAAAAACGAAGGGATCACTCATATCTTAAGTCTGATCACGGAACAAGAATACATCCAATATGGAGTGACTGATCTAAAATCTGAAATTCCTAAACTAGGATTGGAGCAAAAACAATTATCAATTTTGGACCAAAAAGTGCCAAATCTCTCTCAAATGAAAGAGATCGTCGAATGGATGGATTCGGTCTTTTCCAAAAAACAAAAAATTCTTATCCATTGTGTTGGTGGACTTGGCCGCTCGGGAACGGTTGCATGTGCGTATTTGATTTGGAAGTACAAAATGGATGCAGAATCAGCAATTCAAAAAGTGAGAGAATCGAGAAGTGAACGTGCTGTTGAATCACACGAACAAATTCGATTCTTAGAATTATGGGAAAAAACGATACGTAACTAG
- a CDS encoding lysophospholipid acyltransferase family protein, whose translation MAKIPVVDNLIEKNLHGLSVHYGRLVMKVYLRITLLVFGKASPYLIRGLYRSVTGNREKRIKEFLEGTKIWAEDVKKITKTKVLVFNEFTVPEKGHMIFLNHVNEMDFPYDCYVIRKPFLANQVIKKAWFAYWWMTAMGSQVFDNSKAMSIAVSVKNLIEGLKTTSYIVYPEGKNTYSEEIQPLKKGMVKIAFDQKIPVFVAVKSGITTYQEYQKGNVIGYLGLGIHNPSDFSNWEEFQDHLYRLMHSKKQELDGMLEVERKKLLST comes from the coding sequence ATGGCGAAAATTCCAGTCGTTGACAACTTAATTGAAAAAAACTTACACGGACTTAGTGTTCACTACGGACGTTTGGTGATGAAAGTTTATTTGCGAATCACCTTATTGGTATTTGGAAAGGCCAGTCCGTATTTAATTCGGGGATTATATCGATCGGTGACCGGGAACCGAGAAAAACGCATCAAAGAATTTTTAGAAGGCACAAAAATTTGGGCCGAAGATGTCAAAAAAATTACCAAAACAAAAGTCTTAGTGTTTAACGAATTCACGGTTCCAGAAAAAGGTCATATGATTTTTTTAAATCATGTAAATGAAATGGATTTTCCTTACGATTGTTATGTGATTAGAAAACCATTCTTAGCAAACCAAGTCATCAAAAAAGCATGGTTTGCCTATTGGTGGATGACAGCTATGGGCTCGCAAGTATTTGATAATTCAAAAGCGATGTCAATTGCCGTGTCAGTCAAAAACTTAATTGAAGGACTAAAAACCACATCCTATATCGTTTATCCTGAAGGTAAAAATACTTATAGTGAAGAAATCCAACCTTTAAAAAAAGGGATGGTGAAAATTGCTTTTGACCAAAAAATTCCTGTATTTGTAGCAGTGAAGTCAGGCATCACTACCTACCAAGAATACCAAAAAGGAAATGTTATCGGATATTTAGGACTTGGAATCCACAATCCAAGTGATTTTTCAAATTGGGAAGAATTCCAAGACCATCTATATCGATTGATGCACTCCAAAAAACAAGAGTTAGACGGTATGTTAGAAGTAGAAAGGAAAAAATTACTTTCTACCTAG
- a CDS encoding LIC11274 family protein: MKQSLLILMMSLVMQAPMFAESVSSKSYQKRIELLTYLRELEPVVKNFRGEDAEGKPTELNAPEGKEGFRMKKYLEAKRIYQEGLQYHFEGNFPSAYQRFLECQLAVEKMTEELSQLYILRAEEMMKTAMERKNPNNPLDKALLDISIEYGKGSYFRQDVMDLPREAPFQRRMYDPKEAHYSYNKYDIEKNMELGYKHLGLAKEARANALKVERNLEKHQKLQPSHRKYRIELYFGAINLARDSKANAINIYKLKYPYDNYYLNNSQAKSEAVKDETGASVEGQPVKVDGVTYDFSKNPYVKYDHRIQAMFDVRVPEEYRVDHADVRGRVYDYDSNNMVFMKYDQERKKALNVPAKPAQGTTNTPQQ; encoded by the coding sequence ATGAAACAATCCCTTCTTATTCTCATGATGAGTCTCGTGATGCAAGCACCTATGTTTGCGGAATCGGTCTCCAGTAAATCCTACCAAAAACGAATCGAGCTCTTAACATACCTACGTGAGCTTGAACCAGTCGTTAAAAACTTTCGTGGGGAAGATGCGGAAGGGAAACCTACCGAGTTAAATGCTCCCGAAGGGAAAGAAGGTTTCCGTATGAAAAAATACTTAGAAGCCAAACGTATCTACCAAGAAGGATTACAATACCATTTTGAAGGAAACTTTCCTTCTGCTTACCAACGTTTTCTCGAATGCCAATTGGCAGTTGAAAAAATGACGGAAGAACTTTCGCAGTTATACATCCTCCGGGCTGAAGAGATGATGAAAACAGCAATGGAACGTAAAAATCCAAACAATCCCTTGGATAAAGCTCTTCTTGATATTTCCATTGAATATGGAAAAGGATCTTATTTCCGCCAGGATGTGATGGACCTTCCTCGTGAAGCACCATTCCAAAGAAGGATGTACGACCCAAAAGAGGCACATTATAGCTATAATAAGTATGACATTGAAAAGAATATGGAGCTTGGTTACAAACACTTAGGTCTTGCAAAAGAAGCAAGAGCCAACGCATTAAAAGTGGAACGTAATTTAGAAAAACACCAAAAACTACAACCATCACATAGAAAGTATCGTATTGAGTTGTATTTCGGAGCAATCAACCTTGCTCGTGATTCAAAAGCCAATGCCATCAATATCTATAAATTAAAATACCCTTATGATAACTATTATCTCAATAACTCACAGGCAAAATCAGAAGCAGTTAAAGATGAAACTGGTGCGAGTGTTGAAGGGCAACCTGTAAAAGTTGATGGTGTTACATATGACTTTTCTAAGAATCCTTATGTAAAGTATGACCATCGAATCCAAGCAATGTTTGATGTTCGAGTGCCAGAAGAGTATCGAGTGGACCATGCAGACGTGAGAGGTCGAGTTTACGATTATGATTCCAATAACATGGTGTTCATGAAATACGATCAAGAACGTAAAAAAGCTCTCAATGTTCCCGCAAAACCAGCTCAAGGAACTACTAACACACCGCAACAATAA
- a CDS encoding DUF2225 domain-containing protein: MSQAAAQSKKVSFRAKESTACPICDENHQKEQMFQGGGRLIAGKLAQDLRRLYEKNRKFGRVSPLDYVMTVCPRCLYSSFPKDWNALNPADNEAIRMATDARRSYIEKILGPLDFTQDRQIVLGAASYLLGMDCYQLRGVSVAPTPKKAVCAIRAAWYFSDLHDEFPHIGYDKIRDLLYQKAAVIYGYTLELMQNGNEPVDQAAGMLGPDTDNNWGFDGVIYLNAFLTKKFKDQMAPKPEDQVLLLSRAKRTLARLYGSGKASKGKPGPIVEMTRELYDEYNAILEAMGGEK, translated from the coding sequence ATGTCCCAAGCCGCTGCCCAGTCAAAAAAAGTATCTTTTCGTGCCAAAGAGTCTACAGCTTGCCCAATTTGTGATGAAAATCACCAAAAGGAGCAGATGTTCCAAGGGGGTGGTCGACTCATCGCTGGGAAATTAGCCCAAGATTTACGTCGTCTCTACGAAAAAAATAGGAAATTTGGACGTGTGAGTCCTCTGGATTATGTCATGACAGTCTGTCCGAGGTGTTTGTATTCTTCTTTTCCGAAAGATTGGAATGCACTGAACCCCGCTGACAACGAAGCGATTCGTATGGCAACCGATGCTCGCAGAAGTTATATAGAAAAAATTCTTGGTCCACTGGATTTCACACAGGACCGCCAAATCGTGTTAGGTGCCGCTTCTTATTTACTTGGGATGGATTGTTACCAATTACGTGGTGTGAGTGTTGCCCCTACACCGAAAAAAGCAGTTTGTGCGATTCGTGCTGCTTGGTATTTTTCAGACCTTCATGATGAATTCCCCCATATCGGATATGATAAAATTAGAGATTTACTCTACCAAAAAGCTGCGGTCATTTACGGTTATACATTAGAACTCATGCAGAATGGAAACGAACCTGTAGACCAAGCCGCAGGGATGTTAGGACCTGATACGGACAACAATTGGGGATTTGACGGTGTTATTTATTTGAATGCATTCCTAACAAAAAAGTTCAAAGACCAAATGGCCCCAAAACCCGAAGACCAAGTGTTACTTTTATCACGAGCTAAACGAACACTTGCTAGGTTGTATGGTTCAGGAAAAGCAAGTAAAGGAAAACCTGGTCCTATCGTGGAAATGACACGAGAGTTATACGACGAATACAATGCAATATTAGAAGCAATGGGAGGCGAGAAGTAA
- the truA gene encoding tRNA pseudouridine(38-40) synthase TruA: MPNYALLVEYDGTHFNGWQKQKNLPTVQSSIESALAIILRKNPASRLSVAGRTDTGVHALGMVCNFKTENPIPNFHKLLVSLNALTPNAVSVKNVVEVPAEFHARFSCTGREYIYKLYYSKYESSFVEGRAFWVKSHINWEKVEKQLQVLVGEKDFRSLTKAKSMAGKRAIREILAIQLEKLTPEWYQIRIRANGFMHNMVRITVGTLLDIGKGRWESRSIDSILEEKNRTQAGVTLPPDGLYFVRAYYEDHPEIHELYKIPLP, encoded by the coding sequence TTGCCCAACTACGCTCTGCTTGTCGAATATGATGGCACCCATTTTAATGGTTGGCAAAAACAAAAAAACCTACCGACAGTCCAATCTTCTATCGAATCGGCTCTAGCAATCATCCTCAGAAAAAACCCCGCCTCACGTTTGTCAGTTGCTGGGAGGACCGACACAGGTGTACATGCTCTGGGAATGGTCTGTAATTTTAAAACAGAAAATCCTATTCCCAATTTTCATAAACTTCTTGTTTCACTCAACGCACTCACTCCCAATGCTGTTTCTGTTAAAAATGTAGTCGAAGTTCCTGCTGAATTCCATGCCCGGTTTAGTTGTACTGGCAGAGAGTATATTTATAAATTATACTATAGCAAATACGAAAGTAGTTTTGTAGAGGGACGGGCATTTTGGGTCAAAAGCCATATCAACTGGGAAAAAGTGGAAAAACAACTTCAGGTGCTTGTTGGTGAAAAAGATTTCCGTTCTTTGACAAAAGCTAAGTCTATGGCTGGAAAACGAGCGATCCGAGAGATTTTGGCCATTCAATTAGAGAAACTAACCCCAGAATGGTACCAGATCCGGATCCGGGCAAACGGATTTATGCATAATATGGTACGGATTACAGTAGGAACTTTACTGGACATAGGGAAGGGACGTTGGGAATCTAGATCCATAGACTCCATTTTGGAAGAAAAGAACCGAACGCAGGCTGGTGTTACCCTACCGCCTGATGGGCTCTATTTTGTCCGCGCGTATTACGAAGATCATCCGGAAATTCATGAATTGTACAAAATCCCTCTTCCTTAG
- a CDS encoding LIC11270 family surface protein yields the protein MKSLRLHFSFLILSVILFGNCKTKLDLGEESTLPVISTLFNNRMLLLLKGTYATDNPLDWSELNNGTGDLYIDTQGEGLDPTMTLTDVPKAGNLPIFLDIGEVRISSKYLKGLNELTQIRDTVDSNKFWDYIAPNRQVFCTVTYSFDNNTCTESNGVLKAYDFFNGIGAQFPSNDPSSETNSWEEALTAGQPWLGREYYYAAIYFRSLVTGFALDAGLPVRGRFDNRPIVNGLNIVPRNNYVAGTSTSEKSSIVPKLFPALFTQLPTQSVQSDMKIRDGFDPYILEVRVNLKENLMLHSYTSSRSTTVTYVGVSDIFFDHKGEGDAGGNLLTRARVIYPEVASSLTISGGGNSLLHYYGIFRFQETEFINVLPLAATPAKQNAKIKYLNPGTYKVVCLGDLSKRDGYPDTVVRETAFTIPDYPFRQTYNVDLACP from the coding sequence ATGAAATCTTTGCGCCTACATTTTAGTTTTCTAATCCTTAGTGTGATTTTGTTTGGAAACTGCAAAACCAAATTAGACTTAGGTGAAGAATCGACTCTCCCAGTCATCTCTACACTTTTTAATAACCGAATGTTGCTTCTGCTTAAAGGAACCTATGCAACAGACAATCCACTAGATTGGAGTGAATTAAATAACGGAACGGGTGACTTATACATTGATACACAAGGGGAAGGATTAGATCCAACCATGACCTTAACAGATGTACCAAAAGCCGGCAATCTACCTATCTTTTTGGACATCGGAGAAGTTAGAATTTCTAGTAAGTATCTCAAAGGTTTGAATGAACTAACACAAATTAGAGATACAGTTGACTCCAACAAATTCTGGGATTACATTGCACCAAACCGACAAGTATTTTGTACTGTTACCTATTCTTTTGACAATAACACCTGTACGGAAAGTAATGGTGTCCTCAAAGCTTATGATTTTTTTAACGGTATCGGTGCGCAGTTTCCATCAAATGACCCTTCATCAGAAACCAATAGTTGGGAAGAGGCATTGACAGCTGGCCAACCATGGTTAGGCAGAGAATATTATTATGCCGCTATTTATTTTAGATCTCTTGTCACTGGTTTTGCACTAGACGCTGGTTTACCTGTCAGAGGTCGATTTGACAATAGACCTATTGTCAATGGTTTAAACATTGTTCCACGTAACAATTATGTGGCGGGAACGTCTACTTCTGAAAAAAGTAGCATTGTGCCAAAACTTTTCCCTGCTCTTTTCACACAATTGCCAACTCAATCAGTGCAATCCGATATGAAGATTCGTGATGGTTTTGACCCATACATTTTAGAAGTACGAGTCAATTTAAAAGAAAACTTGATGTTACATTCTTATACATCAAGCCGCTCAACGACAGTTACATATGTTGGTGTGAGTGACATCTTTTTTGACCACAAAGGGGAAGGAGATGCTGGTGGGAATTTGCTCACCCGCGCTCGGGTGATTTACCCAGAAGTGGCATCTAGTTTGACAATTTCCGGCGGTGGGAATTCACTCCTTCACTACTATGGAATTTTCCGGTTCCAAGAAACCGAATTTATCAATGTTTTGCCTTTGGCGGCGACACCTGCAAAACAGAATGCAAAAATCAAATACCTAAACCCAGGAACATATAAAGTTGTTTGTTTGGGTGACTTGTCAAAAAGAGACGGATATCCTGATACAGTTGTAAGAGAAACCGCTTTTACAATTCCCGATTATCCATTTCGACAGACATATAACGTTGATTTGGCATGCCCGTAG
- a CDS encoding adenylate/guanylate cyclase domain-containing protein, protein MKTILFKLRNFLSRNSEVTGDFQFPIRYKLLLITSIVLLFSMSGVIFLASYFFRKDSEIRVKENNIKINEILSLKVKSDLHSIRQDVHITASAIFRNNQSANSIAKELFEEDQNFVFIGAYDSSFNPKFESVNENFLQKYDYQKSEVQGILKKIQPKLKKSFSGTTVIWNISPHFRNPILCISFPLSETKDTHTILVTLVKLDTLLDAFQTSGPVETFLVSEDGSVLAHPDAKVVLSGINLNDLAIVDRMKKSTVDNGQFRYENKDGEFYLAAFKKLGFGGVGVISQVREAKIFEEVNNIQKRNVYLLIISLSLSFIVVYIFAKSLSTPILKLVDASEEIRRGNYHISLHATTHDEIGTLTKSFVSMGRGLEEREKLKDSFGRFVNQDIAELAAKGKLSIGGKRKYCTIFFSDIRSFTAISEKLQPEEVVEFLNLYMTEMVKCVQETGGTVDKFIGDAIMATWGALRDHKEHAKASVEAALMMREKLIEFNKNRGTVKKPIIKIGCGINTGYVIAGQIGSSDKMEYTVIGDSVNLASRVESFNKETHTDILITEATYQEVKSDFHVVSMGEIEFKGKSKAQKVYAVLGKKTDHTAPKNLSELQKLVGIEAVTKKVKK, encoded by the coding sequence ATGAAAACGATTTTGTTCAAACTAAGAAACTTTCTCAGCAGAAACTCCGAAGTTACTGGCGATTTCCAATTTCCAATCAGATACAAACTGCTGTTAATTACATCAATCGTTTTACTATTCTCTATGTCTGGGGTGATTTTTCTTGCATCCTATTTTTTCAGAAAAGACAGTGAGATTCGAGTAAAAGAGAATAACATCAAAATCAATGAAATCCTTTCTTTAAAAGTTAAATCCGACTTACATTCAATTAGACAAGATGTTCACATCACTGCCTCTGCCATTTTTAGAAATAACCAATCAGCAAACAGCATTGCAAAAGAGTTATTTGAAGAGGATCAAAACTTCGTATTTATTGGAGCATATGATTCTAGTTTTAATCCAAAATTTGAATCTGTAAATGAAAACTTTTTACAAAAATACGATTATCAAAAATCGGAAGTCCAAGGTATTCTAAAAAAAATTCAACCTAAACTCAAAAAATCTTTTAGCGGAACAACCGTTATATGGAATATTAGTCCACATTTCCGAAATCCAATCCTATGTATTAGTTTTCCTTTATCGGAGACAAAAGACACACATACCATTTTGGTGACACTAGTAAAACTTGATACCTTATTAGATGCATTCCAAACATCAGGACCTGTAGAAACTTTTTTGGTAAGTGAAGACGGGAGTGTACTTGCGCACCCAGACGCAAAAGTAGTACTATCAGGAATAAATCTAAATGATTTAGCGATAGTTGACCGTATGAAAAAATCGACAGTCGACAATGGTCAATTTCGCTATGAAAACAAGGATGGAGAATTTTACCTTGCTGCCTTTAAAAAATTAGGTTTTGGAGGTGTTGGTGTTATCTCACAAGTTAGAGAAGCCAAAATATTTGAGGAAGTAAACAATATTCAAAAAAGAAATGTATACTTACTTATCATTTCATTATCACTTTCATTTATTGTTGTTTATATTTTTGCAAAATCACTTTCGACACCAATTCTAAAATTAGTTGATGCATCCGAAGAAATCCGAAGAGGAAACTATCACATCAGTTTACACGCCACTACACATGATGAAATTGGAACACTCACCAAATCATTTGTGAGTATGGGACGTGGTCTTGAAGAACGTGAAAAATTAAAGGATTCCTTTGGCCGCTTTGTAAACCAAGATATCGCTGAACTTGCAGCAAAAGGAAAGTTATCGATTGGTGGAAAACGAAAGTATTGTACTATCTTTTTTTCAGACATTCGAAGTTTTACTGCCATATCGGAAAAACTACAACCAGAAGAAGTGGTTGAGTTCCTTAACTTATACATGACCGAAATGGTAAAATGTGTCCAAGAAACAGGTGGAACTGTGGATAAATTTATTGGTGATGCTATTATGGCAACTTGGGGAGCTTTACGTGATCACAAAGAACATGCAAAGGCATCTGTTGAAGCTGCTCTAATGATGAGAGAAAAACTAATCGAATTTAATAAAAATAGAGGCACTGTTAAAAAACCAATCATTAAAATAGGATGTGGCATTAATACTGGTTATGTGATTGCAGGTCAAATTGGAAGTTCTGACAAAATGGAATACACCGTTATCGGAGATTCAGTAAACCTTGCCTCAAGAGTTGAATCATTTAATAAAGAAACGCATACGGATATTCTTATCACTGAAGCAACCTACCAAGAAGTGAAATCAGACTTTCATGTTGTGAGTATGGGAGAAATTGAATTTAAGGGTAAATCTAAAGCTCAAAAAGTTTATGCAGTACTAGGGAAAAAAACCGACCATACTGCACCAAAGAATCTGTCCGAATTACAAAAATTAGTTGGGATTGAAGCTGTCACCAAAAAGGTCAAAAAATGA